The Symphalangus syndactylus isolate Jambi chromosome 6, NHGRI_mSymSyn1-v2.1_pri, whole genome shotgun sequence genome contains the following window.
gcactacctgggttttccctacaagcgctccctcaggaatctcgcggccgactacctgggacacatcatccaggacagccaggacgggcacaactccagcgaggacgcaaacgcctgcctgcagctggtgatgtggaaggtccgacagcgcgcccagatccagcgatgccagcggtccgcctctcccgccgccctggcctgtccttagccccaggccgcttccaaaaccgccctcaatcccgagagctaaccctgtccacctcgccgcaaagccaaagaaacgggagcagccggcggcaggacagggccaaaagccgagactaaccccgacccccgactcccagtcccccggagtgcctgccgcgggccgtcgctcctgtccccatccctctgcccctcccggacctccgtccttccaccagtgggctccccgaggcccgagcccccactcccagtcccccgagtccctgccgcggcccctcgcgcctggccccatccctcggtccctcccagacctctggccttctaccactcgcctcccccagcccacctgaacctccgcggcttctgagaacaaggcgaaccccctgacccaacagcctcctgacagtcttctgtcctgggcatcttccccttctgtggggctttctgaacctccccacccccacccgatttttcccccaccccccctggcaggcgcccaatcaatcttggtatgaatttcaacattgaaaagaaaaatccttgaaaagcaaagctgaaagtcctcagcttctcaatgcgcgcttagctgtttttcggtagagccaccacagggaggtgggtgaagcacttaggccctagaattacacatctgggttcacattcaaattccaccacctagtagctttgtaacactggacaaatagcttctgcgcgcttctggtttTTGATCTCCAGCGcgtgatcaggaggtcatggtgaggaatgaacgaagcaacacacgggcagccttaaaacgatggcacacagtaggtgttcaataaagggtccaagtggtttcttccacccagaccaaccaacgacaatgtcccaatcagtcagtcaacttccaactgggctccaggagagaaggaaccatcacgcctctctaaattcacgtttctcttttgaatctgcagtgagagatgacacactaagtagctagttttggtggagtgcctgatttgataaatgtgcgtctggggggcggggtgggtgtgtctgtctacataactaaattaaactgagaatcagaatgctttcattaccattaatttactttgtgtgtataagcccacacacccatacatacacacacactaactgttccagaacaaggagttagtgaacagcaggatgtccactctgtcagacacgtttcgggaagcaatgaaatgggacgtttctgattgattttaccactcctcgaagtttattttcctttatgacttagactccttctgtggagatttaacaaatacaagtcttttttattgtatgttatatcatttaagttttataatgtatttaagttttcattttaaatagaccagtgaaatttatatatatttatggtgtacaacgtgaggcttcatatatgtatacattgtggaatgaccaaatcaagctaattaacacactcgtttcctcgcatcctgattttattgtgatgagaatactttgaaaatctactcccacagctattttcaagtaagcaatacatagttattcactgtagtcgccgtgacgctcagtagatctctagaaatattcctgcctgaaatttggtatcatttgactcacatctccccacaccctccccggcacctgcctcggggaaacacccttctgctctctgcagctacgatttcaacgatgttacgttcctcgtatcagtcaggtcacgcattattcgaatttttgtgctcgctttttaaaaatttattatgtatttatttacttttggagacagggtctcactctgtcaagcaggctggagtacggtgacaccaacacggctcaccacggcctccacctcccgggttcaagagatcttcccacttgagtctcctgagtagcgaggactaaggcgtccaacaccacacctgtctaatgtttgtttttttttggtagagatgggatttcaccacgtcgcccagtttgatctgcaactcctgggctgaagtgctccacctgccttggactcccaaagtggtgggattacagtcacgagcctccgtgcctggcctttgctttatttcactcactgtaacctcctgtagactcattcatgttgcagatgatacgatttctttaatttgtgaggcttcatagtattctatagggtatataggactgttttagtgttgttgttttgctctcttttgagacagcgtttcgctcttgtcgcccaggttggggtgcattggcttgatatcggctcgctagatcccctgtctcccaggttcaagtgagtctcctacctcagctgagatcagaaaggcagaatctgcctcccgggttcaagtgattctcctccctcggctgagataaagaggcagaattaccatgcccagctcactttgtgtctctggtacagacggggtcccaccacgttggccaggcgggtcttgaactcctgacctcaaatgatcagccatgcttggcctcccagtgtactggctttacaggtgtgagccactgcgccctgggcctcattgtggtttcagtttgccacactgctctgtaatgggagactggacggacgaattagttgggctgcaggcctcaacaggcaataaggtaaacatcaggaaatcagcaatgtactcagaagagaatagttttacagcacccaagagaagtcaaacatctgtagtggtcatagaaatgtaatgaaaatgtaagtgaggcactatttaaatcactacttttgtcagaaacactcttcccaaTTCTGACAAAAGCGTGGCattttgaggcagcattgaattgataaaatacgtatttgaaataggtattgatatatgtcaattgtcacggaaaccttcgtgtccttgtattgaggcatctcaagcttgcatagtgtgtctaagtaaactgcccaaaagaacctgaatcaaatacacaaagaggttatttccccactagaatattttattatatcttaagctgtagggtgcgtgtgcccaaagagctcgcttcttccataggtatccatgtgccatgctgacctgctgcacccaacatcccatcatttacgttcggtatttctcccaatgctatccctgaccccgccctccaccccgtgacaggccccagtgtgtaacgttccccaccctgtgaccgagtgttctcattgttcaattctcaactGCGAGTGAGAACGCgggctgtttggttttctgtccttgtgacagtttgctcagaatgatggtttccggctccgcccatgtccctgcaaaggacatgaacctatCCTTTTTGGTGGCTGCATAGAAACCCTTGGTGTTTATGGGCCACATtgccttaatgcagtctatcatcgtcgatggacaattgggtagggttccaagtcattgcattctgaatagtgctgccataaacgtacgtgtgcatgtgtctttaccctagcatgatttctaaaccttcgggtgtatacccggtaatggggtcgctgggtcaaatggtatgtctacttctagatccttgaggaatggccacactgtcttccaccatgtttgaactagtttacactcccaccaacctaggcaaacagggtctggaatgcacctccagcaaactccaacggatctgcagctgagggacctgactcttagaaggaaaaccgaTAAAccgaaaggaatagcatcagcatcagcaaaaaggacatacactccataaccgcatcggcaggtcaccagcatcaatgagcaaaggtagggaaaaccgcaaagatggggaggagccagagcagaaaagcggaacactctccaaaccagaaggcctcttctgctccagagtctcgctctgccccccaggctggagtgcagtggcgccatctcggctcactgcaacctctgactcctgggttccattcccctacctcagcatcccgagttgcggggattatcggcacccgccatcatgcccggctgatgttcgcatttttcgtttgcattttagacaggatcgggatccctcctgtttaaaagttccactgaatctctgctcgtgagtacagctgatctgtgcccaatggtttccacagcatttgcttttcgtagccactgcaggattcaccttccgtatcttctcatctcctctgaaaaccagctatacattggtaaacggctgattcctttggggcagtgtccttacaagcttttcctaaaacctcagtgacttctttgttgttccgcccgagttcaccatacatttgatgtttgttcctgctgcaattttagcggaattcatgttgctctgatgggagtccttttcaaccgatgtctcatccttcttagtgcctcagtctagatctagttcaggaaggttctaacaagttagtgcaagttaattttagtgcaaacaaattgaaatccatgcatagactttcagcatgtacattttctatgaagtttttgaagaccccgtgtgttgaacgttgcccacgtcctgggagagaagtggttgcggtccgcttcctgtcctcaagctgcccacggtggaggagtgcacagagcagggaaaggcaagcccagacagatcctgcccactagcaggcagcagcagacggctggcccagtcccggctccgtgggggtgctgtgtgggcccgagcaagttgagcaacctccctgaaactcaatgtgcggctatgtggctcagttccactagccattatggtactgctgagcagggacacttaatcacctcaggaaaagcaagctagctccaaggttagcaaccaggagttcgggttgcttccattagcagaccctgagcccccccgcaagctggagtctggtggaagatgaggttcagtgtgattggatggaagtagcaacgtaatgaaggacaagtcccaccgtctctcacagaagagccctgtgcgtatataaaggcggtgcgcctccgcggcggcactcgttgaagccgccagttgggagaggagcagagccacgcaggtgctcccgaaggcagcgagatgttgcgagccacagctccctgctggttcccacctggctatccagaagcgaagaaggcggccgaggaggcggccctcgaggctccagaattcccactgccctctcatcagcctgcccagagcttcgggctctgggtgccccagatgtacaagcgggcctcagcatctgtggggatccagacggagcccgagaatacgggtccggctgtgccccctgcgtggcccgagatggtgacggaggcttggtgcttccccgcgcagcggggatcggcctgctgcctgccagccgccccaaagctggcagagagaccctccgcagtccgcatctcagcccccagggagaggaagaggatcgcccactttcacagcccttgcttggccaccggtgccacagatgccaagagaacccgggtggccagcggaagccaacgctccaatggctccaaggtcggcagacagccacggaagacgcgcaacaggtcggggatggcagacaagacctccaccaccatcagctctaagcggatcgtccgtcgtccatccttagcgcgtttgaaggaacccattatcctccgaaggtcggggtgccaagtccccaccgtcatccgccgaggctatctccaactgttcaccaaagagtgtctcaagttctgcgcctccaagcaggaggccgaggagaaggcgctgaacgaggagaaggcggcctacgactgcagccccaacaagaacgtgtacctgaacgtggtcctgaacaccctcaagagactgaagggcctgacccccagctccatgcccggcctcagcagggccgccctgtacagccgcctccaggagttcctgctcacccaggaccagctcaaggagaacggctaccccttcccgcaccccgagcagcccggaggcgccgtcctcttcactggccaggggaaggggcccggcgactcctcctgcagggtctgctgccgttgtggcaccgagtacctggtgtcctcctcgggccgctgtgtacgcgaccagttgtgttattatcactgggggcgggtccgctcgagccaagtggctggaggccgggttagccagtacacctgctgtgcagcggctcctggctccgtgggctgccaggtggcaaagcagcacgtgcgggacggccgcaaggacagcctccatggcttcgtgaagaccttggagaaagagtgttccagagacgcttatccagggatctacgccttggactgtgagatgtgctacaccacgcacggcctggagctgacccgcgtcaccgtggtggacgccgacatgcgagtggtgtacgacaccttcgtcaagcccgacaacgagatcgtggactacaacaccaggttctccggagtgaccgaggccgacgtcgccaacacgagcatcacgttgcccaaagtccaagccatcctgctgagctttttcagcgcccaaaccatcctcatcgggcacagcctggagagcgatctgctggccctgaagctcatccacagcaccgtggtggacacggccgtgctcttcccgcactacctgggtttcccctacaagcgctccctcaggaatctcgcggccgactacctgggacacatcatccaggacagccaggacgggcacaactccagcgaggacgcaaacgcctgcctgcagctggtgatgtggaaggtccgacagcgcgcccagatccagcgatgccagcggtccgcctctcccgccgccctggcctgtccttagccccaggccgcttccaaaaccgccctcaatcccgagagctaaccctgtccacctcgccgcaaagccaaagaaacgggagcagccggcggcaggacagggccaaaagccgagactaaccccgacccccgactcccagtcccccggagtgcctgccgcgggccgtcgctcctgtccccatccctctgcccctcccggacctccgtccttccaccaatgggctccccgaggcccgagcccccactcccagtcccccgagtccctgccgcggcccctcgcgcctggccccatccctcggtccctcccagacctctggccttctaccactcgcctcccccagcccacctgaacctccgcggcttctgagaacaaggcgaaccccctgacccaacagcctcctgacagtcttctgtcctgggcatcttccccttctgtggggctttctgaacctccccacccccacccgatttttcccccaccccccctggcaggcgcccaatcaatcttggtatgaatttcaacattgaaaagaaaaatccttgaaaagcaaagctgaaagtcctcagcttctcaatgcgcgcttagctgtttttcggtagagccaccacagggaggtgggtgaagcacttaggccctagaattacacatctgggttcacattcaaattccaccacctagtagctttgtaacactggacaaatagcttctgcgcgcttctggtttttgatctccagcgtgtgatcaggaggtcatggtgaggaatgaacgaagcaacacacgggcagccttaaaacgatggcacacagtaggtgttcaataaagggtccaagtggtttcttccacccagaccaaccaacgacaatgtcccaatcagtcagtcaacttccaactgggctccaggagagaaggaaccatcacgcctctctaaattcacgtttctcttttgaatctgcagtgagagatgacacactaagtagctagttttggtggagtgcctgatttgataaatgtgcgtctggggggcggggtgggtgtgtctgtctacataactaaattaaactgagaatcagaatgctttcattaccattaatttactttgtgtgtataagcccacacacccatacatacacacacactaactgttccagaacaaggagttagtgaacagcaggatgtccactctgtcagacacgtttcgggaagcaatgaaatgggacgtttctgattgattttaccactcctcgaagtttattttcctttatgacttagactccttctgtggagatttaacaaatacaagtcttttttattgtatgttatatcatttaagttttataatgtatttaagttttcattttaaatagaccagtgaaatttatatatatttatggtgtacaacgtgaggcttcatatatgtatacattgtggaatgaccaaatcaagctaattaacacactcgtttcctcgcatcctgattttattgtgatgagaatactttgaaaatctactcccacagctattttcaagtaagcaatacatagttattcactgtagtcgccgtgacgctcagtagatctctagaaatattcctgcctgaaatttggtatcatttgactcacatctccccacaccctccccggcacctgcctcggggaaacacccttctgctctctgcagctacgatttcaacgatgttacgttcctcgtatcagtcaggtcacgcattattcgaatttttgtgctcgctttttaaaaatttattatgtatttatttacttttggagacagggtctcactctgtcaagcaggctggagtacggtgacaccaacacggctcaccacggcctccacctcccgggttcaagagatcttcccacttgagtctcctgagtagcgaggactaaggcgtccaacaccacacctgtctaatgtttgtttttttttggtagagatgggatttcaccacgtcgcccagtttgatctgcaactcctgggctgaagtgctccacctgccttggactcccaaagtggtgggattacagtcacgagcctccgtgcctggcctttgctttatttcactcactgtaacctcctgtagactcattcatgttgcagatgatacgatttctttaatttgtgaggcttcatagtattctatagggtatataggactgttttagtgttgttgttttgctctcttttgagacagcgtttcgctcttgtcgcccaggttggggtgcattggcttgatatcggctcgctagatcccctgtctcccaggttcaagtgagtctcctacctcagctgagatcagaaaggcagaatctgcctcccgggttcaagtgattctcctccctcggctgagataaagaggcagaattaccatgcccagctcactttgtgtctctggtacagacggggtcccaccacgttggccaggcgggtcttgaactcctgacctcaaatgatcagccatgcttggcctcccagtgtactggctttacaggtgtgagccactgcgccctgggcctcattgtggtttcagtttgccacactgctctgtaatgggagactggacgaattagttgggctgcaggcctcaacaggcaataaggtaaacatcaggaaatcagcaatgtactcagaagagaatagttttacagcacccaagagaagtcaaacatctgtagtggtcatagaaatgtaatgaaaatgtaagtgaggcactatttaaatcactacttttgtcagaaacactcttcccaattctgacaaaagtgtggtattttgaggcagcattgaattgataaaatacgtatttgaaataggtattgatatatgtcaattgtcacggaaaccttcgtgtccttgtattgaggcatctcaagcttgcatagtgtgtctaagtaaactgcccaaaagaacctgaatcaaatacacaaagaggttatttccccactagaatattttattatatcttaagctgtagggtgcgtgtgcccaaagagctcgcttcttccataggtatccatgtgccatgctgacctgctgcacccaacatcccatcatttacgttcggtatttctcccaatgctatccctgaccccgccctccaccccgtgacaggccccagtgtgtaacgttccccaccctgtgaccgagtgttctcattgttcaattctcaactGCGAGTGAGAACGCgggctgtttggttttctgtccttgtgacagtttgctcagaatgatggtttccggctccgcccatgtccctgcaaaggacatgaacctatCCTTTTTGGTGGCTGCATAGAAATCCTTGGTGTTTATGGGCCACATtgccttaatgcagtctatcatcgtcgatggacaattgggtagggttccaagtcattgcattctgaatagtgctgccataaacgtacgtgtgcatgtgtctttaccctagcatgatttctaaaccttcgggtgtatacccggtaatggggtcgctgggtcaaatggtatgtctacttctagatccttgaggaatggccacactgtcttccaccatgtttgaactagtttacactcccaccaacctaggcaaacagggtctggaatgcacctccagcaaactccaacggatctgcagctgagggacctgactcttagaaggaaaaccgaTAAAccgaaaggaatagcatcagcatcagcaaaaaggacatacactccataaccgcatcggcaggtcaccagcatcaatgagcaaaggtagggaaaaccgcaaagatgggggggagccagagcagaaaagcggaacactctccaaaccagaaggcctcttctgctccagagtctcgctctgccccccaggctggagtgcagtggcgccatctcggctcactgcaacctctgac
Protein-coding sequences here:
- the LOC129483976 gene encoding exonuclease GOR-like gives rise to the protein MLRATAPCWFPPGYPEAKKAAEEAALEAPEFPLPSHQPAQSFGLWVPQMYKRASASVGIQTEPENTGPAVPPAWPEMVTEAWCFPAQRGSACCLPAAPKLAERPSAVRISAPRERKRIAHFHSPCLATGATDAKRTRVASGSQRSNGSKVGRQPRKTRNRSGMADKTSTTISSKRIVRRPSLARLKEPIILRRSGCQVPTVIRRGYLQLFTKECLKFCASKQEAEEKALNEEKAAYDCSPNKNVYLNVVLNTLKRLKGLTPSSMPGLSRAALYSRLQEFLLTQDQLKENGYPFPHPEQPGGAVLFTGQGKGPGDSSCRVCCRCGTEYLVSSSGRCVRDQLCYYHWGRVRSSQVAGGRVSQYTCCAAAPGSVGCQVAKQHVRDGRKDSLHGFVKTLEKECSRDAYPGIYALDCEMCYTTHGLELTRVTVVDADMRVVYDTFVKPDNEIVDYNTRFSGVTEADVANTSITLPKVQAILLSFFSAQTILIGHSLESDLLALKLIHSTVVDTAVLFPHYLGFPYKRSLRNLAADYLGHIIQDSQDGHNSSEDANACLQLVMWKVRQRAQIQRCQRSASPAALACP